Proteins found in one Plasmodium relictum strain SGS1 genome assembly, chromosome: 13 genomic segment:
- a CDS encoding diphthamide synthesis protein, putative, whose translation MNEITLKDKINEQKKVHCSIPKFILNNEILQKAIKKSLPDNYNFEVYKCIDIILKEKYKHIVLQLPEGLLIWGLYLSEIFYFFCDCVEEVIILGDVTYGGCCIDDFTSDKLKCDLIIHYGHSCLIPLTVTKIRCIYVFVDIKLSSSHLVETIKKNFDKKDIILLLGTIQFSCVVHGVHNILKGENYFDTFLPIPQVLPLTKGEVLGCTSPNLYLFLYEQVIKKKKEIENNEIEANLNKNKEIKMNINENNESFIINECRNFLKTTNVKIIFIADGRFHLESLMIHNPDFSFYRYNPFDKILSEEKYDYKLFYEIRKNEIKKCMNCKTVCIILSTLGRQGNVNILKNIISLLKQKNIYFFILLLSEIFNEKLKLFKNVDVFIQIGCPRLSIDWGNYNLKPLLNTYEAYVLLKSVKYREIYPMDYYSHSGNEWSNYNAGIGVVNEKYLSTKEIIRRRIQLRKNKINIHYQ comes from the coding sequence ATGAATGAAATAAcgttaaaagataaaattaatgagCAAAAAAAAGTTCATTGCTCCATACCAAAGTTTATtcttaataatgaaattttacaaaaagcAATAAAGAAATCTCTTCcagataattataattttgaagtttataaatgtattgacataattttaaaagaaaagtaTAAACATATTGTTTTGCAATTACCTGAAGGGCTACTTATATGGGGATTATATCTTTCcgaaatattttatttcttttgtgATTGTGTAGAAGAAGTTATAATATTAGGTGATGTAACTTATGGTGGTTGCTGTATTGATGATTTTACTAGTGATAAATTGAAATGTGATTTAATTATTCATTATGGTCATTCATGCTTAATCCCATTAACTGTTACCAAAATAAGATGTATTTATGTTTTCGTTGATATAAAGTTAAGTTCTAGTCACTTAGTagaaacaattaaaaaaaattttgacaaaaaagatattattttattattaggaACAATTCAATTTTCCTGTGTTGTACACGGTGTtcataatattttgaaaggagaaaattattttgataCTTTTTTACCTATACCCCAAGTATTGCCTTTAACTAAAGGAGAAGTACTTGGTTGTACTTCTCCgaatttatatctttttttatatgaacaagtcataaaaaaaaaaaaagaaattgaaaataatgaaatagaagctaatttaaataaaaataaggaaataaaaatgaacataaatgaaaacaacgaatcatttattattaatgaatgtagaaactttttaaaaacaacAAATGtaaagataatttttatagCTGATGGCCGATTTCATTTAGAAAGTTTAATGATCCATAACCCAGATTTCTCTTTTTATCGTTATAACCCTtttgataaaatattatcagaagaaaaatatgattaTAAGCTGTTTTATGAAATCaggaaaaatgaaataaaaaaatgtatgaaCTGCAAAACAGTCTGCATCATTTTAAGTACATTAGGTAGGCAAGGAAATGtaaacattttaaaaaatattattagcttattaaaacaaaaaaacatttattttttcatccTTTTACTATCcgaaatttttaatgaaaaattgaaattatttaaaaatgtagATGTTTTTATTCAAATTGGGTGTCCAAGATTATCAATTGACTGGGGTAATTACAATTTAAAACCCTTATTAAATACATATGAAGCAtatgtattattaaaatcTGTAAAATATAGAGAAATTTATCCAATGGATTATTATTCACATTCAGGTAATGAATGGAGTAATTATAATGCAGGAATTGGAGttgttaatgaaaaatatttatctaCAAAAGAAATCATCAGGAGACGAATACAAttaaggaaaaataaaattaatatacatTATCAGTAA
- the RPN13 gene encoding 26S proteasome regulatory subunit RPN13, putative yields the protein MDSVKFHVEVNAGKCIYDGKIVKPDKRKGKLVLYKIYDNLYNFQWINRENNEVEDNLILTKSISLERVEQCKTGRVYVLRNKLRGVISFYWMQDYDDSKDEVFLKHFNSIITNDLEKDNTNKKKYNPTDYMPQMSELIFPHNKNTQNLNSKKGVYFKDLFTNEYFSKLLEIPDATEELKKHMPEGYQTKGDILDLINSRALNSNLRALDMSLPSHLNFILISLNLPSQESEVNDPMEYIVETLEKKYMKDENS from the exons ATGGATTCGGTA aAATTTCATGTTGAAGTTAATGCTGGAAAATGCATATATGATGGTAAAATTGTAAAACCTGATAAGAGAAAAGGAAAACTAGTTCTTTATAAA ATATATGATAATCTTTATAACTTTCAATGGATTAAtagagaaaataatgaagtagag gataatttaatattaacgAAAAGTATTTCTCTAGAGAGAGTAGAACAATGCAAAACTGGAAGAGTCTATGTACTTAGAAATAAATTACGTg gagTAATATCATTTTACTGGATGCAAGATTATGATGATTCTAAAGATGaa gtatttttaaaacattttaattCTATTATAACAAATGATTTAGAGAAGG ataacacaaataaaaaaaaatataatccAACTGATTATATGCCTCAAATGTCTGAATTAATATTTCCTCATAATAAGAATACACAAAActtaaattcaaaaaaag gtgtttattttaaagatttatttacaaatgaatatttctcaaaattattagaaataCCTGATGCTActgaagaattaaaaaa gCATATGCCTGAAGGATATCAAACAAAAGGTGATATTTTAGACCTAATAAATAGTCGAGCTTTAAATTCAAATTTGAGAGCTCTTGATATGTCCTTACCTTCACatctaaattttatattaatttcgCTAA atTTACCATCTCAAGAAAGTGAAGTAAATGATC cAATGGAATATATAGTTGAAactttagaaaaaaaatatatgaaggATGAAAATAgttaa
- a CDS encoding DnaJ protein, putative: protein MEEIIIHMIIIAPLTKWLIGSNRIWNKGKREYGIYLALLLLFCVGIYELRKSDKNFYEVLNLNSYASKADIQQSFRKMSRIYHPDKNKEPDSLDRFNKIREAYEVLANDEKKYYYDRYGDFKDSEITNFFYVEILIISIFQYAISFIFGFLYTYGKDNEKYRILICLYITLNFCIEIIYRFSQESNSFLSFLPIFCHYTPFERIQAFRVLVPLVMNAILLLDIYFLDEDTEVYISSFCEYVFENNSKSIKHLEDTVIFYARLIDGKIDRGNDFSWRKEKANIQIKNVYELDDEHTYDKKYDKNDIFYSLLYKIIENNKDQIDLKIPKKELCRRFDWSRWYIASVFGKNAEEKNFIESNATKGIIFSSALYFIGLVSHLFSK from the exons atggaagaaataataatacacATGATTATAATTGCTCCTTTAACAAAATGGCTAATTGGTTCAAATAGAATATGGAATAAAGGAAAACGAGAATATGGTATTTATTTAGccttattgttattattttgtGTAGGAATATATGAACTAAGAAAATCAGATAAAAACTTTTATGAagtattaaatttaaattcttaTGCAAGTAAAGCAGATATACAACAATCTTTTAGAAAAATGTCAAGAATATATCATCccgataaaaataaagaaccAGATTCACTTGATCGCTTCAATAAAATAAGAGAAGCATATGAAGTTTTAgcaaatgatgaaaaaaaatattactacGATAGATATGGAGATTTTAAAGATAGTGAaataactaattttttttatgtggAGATTCTTATTATATCTATATTTCAATATgctatttcttttatttttggttttttatatacatatggaaaggataatgaaaaatataggATACTcatttgtttatatataactctaaatttttgtatagaaataatatatagaTTTAGTCAGGAAAGTAATTCTTTTCTTTCATTCCTTCCAATTTTTTGTCATTATACTCCATTTGAAAGAATACAAGCATTTAGAGTTCTGGTGCCATTAGTAATGAATGCTATTTTGCTATTAGATATTTATTTCTTGGATGAAGATACTGAAGTTTATATTTCTAGTTTCTGTGAATATGTTTTTGAAAATAACTCAAAATCTATTAAACATTTAGAAGATACAGTAATTTTCTATGCTCGACTTATTGATG gaAAAATAGATAGGGGTAATGATTTTTCGTGGAGAAAAGAAAAAGCtaatattcaaataaaaaatgtttatgaATTAGATGATGAACATacttatgataaaaaatatgataaaaacgatatattttattcattattatacaaaataattgaaaataataaagatcaAATTGATTTGAAAATAcctaaaaaagaattatgtcGCCGTTTTGATTGGTCAAGATGGTATATAGCTAGTGTTTTTGGAAAAAATGCGGAAGAA aaaaattttatagaaaGCAATGCAACGAAgggtattattttttcatccGCACTTTACTTTATTGGCTTAGTTTCtcatttattttcaaaataa